The following proteins are co-located in the Amphiprion ocellaris isolate individual 3 ecotype Okinawa chromosome 7, ASM2253959v1, whole genome shotgun sequence genome:
- the gemin4 gene encoding gem-associated protein 4 isoform X2 — MMNKDSAVLQGAFLLSDKLCLPSSLVSVQKDDWSRVGQPILEAVREICGQDFSGRSNPTAVSWKKQIVCVVWLKLLCREAEEDVEVAWRENPLFSLQNSLPEVNRVVLLELVKSVSAAHIFASFLLSLPQPQMCSELEKLTEHVMSNPMREDDVQLFLEVWWELWKGRDDQKAGGEDNIEMMFANQCARLSSKAASLSPQAAKKLKLDTPDLPASNTDVVHILFHALKDMKDHISSADLCFQSLSVSLSALYTAFLIDQEVVVPAKEKMHILCKVISTRERNNQELNPELIRETLRDFRASHMPSQFQPSRMKLSEALKIIAELAQFWQSRGLLTVHDTSNSNYTAFQLEQSVQRLLTALDQTPAAVGENNDQETVKKTLRGLLKSLALPDMESSPEVSVKVTTTIITHRLEDYENFAALFASEASWAACDERWLDCLEKNQAAFRQHGTLISLSSTLMRKLHSGSSNVNQCRKLMKITADIFSALSLEDKNKMLAAQLGLSSRGFFGSSVPSAVTEGFEQELNMAFNCIIQGGAGASAAALQGNLNTAASLVARVAFQNPEAALRSCCHSAVFNKGVFSLMAKILQQLPGLRGQTGREDEAQKNEEEIQAGEESTAEGRDAVSGSSLLCRCLQDMIRTKSLSANEREQLLKFLGLLMMPVAVGEGEEERQSFLHPQEVVHSFVLPNLSAMGHSSVDAELSLQLLHTALSVDVQGPASSPHWVLNCSPFPLLFILARLHHQTLRCWEQPPEGAVHLFSMDTKDLLVTVLTTLGQVVGAEVAADPSSWSRALFWLYSKMEELDWTVRFYLKPVWGQHFKNEVPSSLLAVCDLPEEEWSGLDLPSYDLGTGLLAWMECCCISDSLQSTMLSRLSLDQHKPDHVNMFSKGLLVALTQTLPWCSVSQWSRLLKSLKELILSSRLHIPFSLEYVDYLPLLDLRRFSYELRLSVLLLRVLQLLCGSSCSDWLSVDGWAHVGRLYTHAVRDLINSVRAKLPLPSSGASTVSASVSPKRPASRGSNPSLTPVKASNMSEDHQTEDSPLISQESHIEKTAPSQEVLFVLSQLFCHVQHVQVMMPGGQCEPLFLSSLEILSHYEAIMAAFPESCSPLESDNIRHFFSTITDNLENQEMKAVLQQKIAQLVSSAA, encoded by the exons ATTCAGCAGTTCTTCAGGGAGCTTTCCTCCTTTCTGACAAGCTGTGCCTCCCCTCTTCCCTGGTCTCCGTTCAGAAAGATGACTGGAGTCGGGTGGGGCAGCCGATCCTGGAGGCAGTCAGAGAAATCTGTGGACAGGATTTCTCTGGTCGTTCCAACCCAACAGCTGTGAGCTGGAAAAAGCAGATAGTTTGTGTTGTGTGGTTGAAGCTGCTGTgcagagaggcagaggaggatGTTGAGGTGGCGTGGAGGGAGAACCCTTTGTTCTCCTTGCAGAACAGCCTCCCTGAGGTCAACCGTGTCGTCCTGCTGGAACTAGTCAAGTCAGTATCAGCTGCTCATATTTTTGCCAGTTTTCTCCTGAGTCTTCCTCAACCTCAGATGTGCTCAGAGCTGGAAAAGCTGACTGAACATGTGATGAGCAATCCCATGAGGGAAGACGATGTCCAGCTTTTTCTGGAGGTGTGGTGGGAACTGTGGAAAGGCAGAGATGACCAGAAAGCAGGAGGAGAGGACAACATAGAGATGATGTTTGCCAACCAGTGTGCTCGACTATCCTCTAAGGCTGCCAGTTTGTCCCCTCAGGCTGCTAAGAAGTTAAAGCTGGACACACCAGATTTACCAGCATCAAACACTGATGTTGTGCACATTCTGTTTCATGCCCTTAAAGACATGAAAGACCACATATCCTCAGCAGACCTGTGCTTTCAGTCCCTGTCTGTTTCCCTCAGTGCTCTCTACACAGCTTTCTTAATAGACCAAGAAGTTGTAGTTCCAGCCAAAGAAAAGATGCACATCCTGTGTAAAGTCATCAGCACCAGAGAAAGGAACAATCAGGAACTGAACCCTGAACTAATTCGGGAGACTTTGAGAGACTTCCGTGCTTCTCACATGCCATCTCAGTTTCAGCCCAGCAGGATGAAGCTGAGTGAAGCCTTGAAGATTATAGCAGAACTTGCACAGTTTTGGCAAAGCAGGGGGCTTCTGACAGTTCATGACACCTCTAATTCTAATTACACTGCATTCCAACTAGAACAAAGTGTTCAGAGACTCTTGACAGCTCTGGACCAAACACCTGCAGCTGTAGGGGAAAATAATGATCAAGAGACTGTGAAGAAAACACTCAGAGGTTTGCTGAAGTCGCTGGCTCTCCCTGACATGGAGAGCAGCCCTGAAGTGAGCGTGAAagtcaccaccaccatcatcacgcACCGCCTGGAAGACTACGAGAACTTTGCAGCGTTGTTTGCCAGCGAGGCGTCATGGGCGGCTTGTGATGAGCGCTGGCTGGACTGTCTGGAAAAGAACCAAGCGGCCTTCCGGCAGCACGGCACGCTCATCAGCCTCTCCTCCACCCTCATGAGAAAACTCCACAGCGGAAGCTCGAATGTGAACCAGTGCAGGAAGCTGATGAAAATCACTGCGGATATTTTCTCTGCGCTGTCATTAGAAGACAAGAACAAAATGTTGGCTGCCCAGCTGGGGTTATCCAGCAGGGGTTTTTTTGGCTCCTCTGTACCCTCCGCTGTGACTGAAGGGTTCGAACAGGAGCTGAACATGGCCTTCAACTGCATCATCCAAGGAGGGGCTGGAGCCTCAGCAGCGGCGTTGCAGGGCAATCTGAACACAGCCGCCTCTTTAGTAGCCAGAGTGGCTTTTCAAAACCCAGAGGCTGCTTTGAGGTCCTGCTGTCATTCAGCTGTTTTCAATAAAGGAGTGTTCTCTCTGATGGCTAagatcctgcagcagctgcctgGACTGAGAGGTCAGACAGGGAGAGAAGATGAAGCTcaaaagaatgaggaagaaaTACAGGCTGGAGAAGAAAGTACAGCTGAAGGAAGGGATGCTGTGAGTGGTAGCAGTCTACTCTGCAGGTGTTTACAGGACATGATCAGGACCAAATCTCTGTCGGCCAATGAAAGAGAACAGTTGCTCAAGTTTCTGGGTCTGCTGATGATGCCTGTCGCTGTaggtgaaggagaagaagagaggcAAAGCTTCCTGCATCCTCAGGAGGTTGTGCATTCCTTCGTCCTGCCAAACCTCTCTGCTATGG GTCACAGCTCCGTTGATGCAGAGCTGAGTCTGCAGCTTCTCCACACTGCTTTGTCTGTGGATGTCCAGGGACCAGCTTCTTCTCCTCACTGGGTGCTGAACTGCTCTCCCTTCCCCCTCCTCTTCATACTGGCCCGGCTGCATCACCAGACTCTCAG ATGCTGGGAACAGCCACCAGAGGGCGCTGTCCACCTTTTTTCCATGGACACCAAAGACCTGCTGGTGACGGTGCTGACCACACTGGGGCAGGTGGTGGGTGCAGAGGTGGCAGCAGACCCCAGCAGCTGGTCCAGAGCTCTGTTCTGGCTCTACAGCAAGATGGAGGAGCTGGACTGGACCGTTCGGTTCTACCTGAAGCCTGTATGGGGGcaacactttaaaaatgagGTGCCTTCGTCCCTGCTGGCTGTGTGTGATCTGCCTGAAGAG GAGTGGTCAGGTTTGGATCTGCCCTCCTACGACCTGGGAACGGGTCTTCTGGCCTGGATGGAGTGCTGCTGCATATCCGACTCCCTGCAGTCCACCATGCTGTCCCGTCTCTCTCTGGACCAGCACAAGCCCGACCACGTCAACATGTTCAGCAAAGGCCTGCTGGTGGCTCTGACCCAGACTCTGCCCTGGTGCTCTGTTTCCCAGTGGAGCAGACTGCTGAAATCCCTGAAGGAGCTCATCTTGTCCTCTCGCCTCCACATCCCCTTCTCTCTGGAGTACGTGGACTACCTGCCCCTCCTGGACCTGAGGAGGTTTTCATATGAGCTGCgcctgtctgtcctcctgctCCGAGTCCTTCAGCTGCTCTGCGGGTCCAGCTGCTCCGACTGGCTGTCTGTGGACGGCTGGGCCCACGTCGGCAGGTTATACACCCACGCTGTGAGGGACCTGATTAACTCAGTGAGAGCCAAGCTGCCTCTTCCTTCATCTGGTGCCTCAACCGTCTCTGCTTCAGTGTCTCCTAAAAGACCAGCGTCTAGAGGCTCAAATCCCTCTCTCACTCCCGTCAAAGCTTCTAACATGTCTGAAGACCATCAAACAGAAGACTCCCCTCTAATATCACAAGAGTCACACATAGAGAAGACAGCCCCCAGCCAGGAAGTTCTGTTTGTTCTCAGCCAGCTCTTCTGCCACGTTCAGCATGTCCAG GTGATGATGCCTGGAGGCCAGTGTGAGCCTCTTTTCCTGTCCAGTCTGGAGATCCTCAGTCACTACGAGGCCATCATGGCTGCTTTCCCGGAGAGCTGCAGCCCACTGGAGAGTGACAACATCCGCCACTTCTTCTCTACCATCACTGACAACCTGGAGAACCAGGAGATGAAGGCTGTGCTGCAGCAGAAGATCGCTCAGCTCGTGTCATCAGCAGCTTGA
- the gemin4 gene encoding gem-associated protein 4 isoform X1, with product MMDKDSAVLQGAFLLSDKLCLPSSLVSVQKDDWSRVGQPILEAVREICGQDFSGRSNPTAVSWKKQIVCVVWLKLLCREAEEDVEVAWRENPLFSLQNSLPEVNRVVLLELVKSVSAAHIFASFLLSLPQPQMCSELEKLTEHVMSNPMREDDVQLFLEVWWELWKGRDDQKAGGEDNIEMMFANQCARLSSKAASLSPQAAKKLKLDTPDLPASNTDVVHILFHALKDMKDHISSADLCFQSLSVSLSALYTAFLIDQEVVVPAKEKMHILCKVISTRERNNQELNPELIRETLRDFRASHMPSQFQPSRMKLSEALKIIAELAQFWQSRGLLTVHDTSNSNYTAFQLEQSVQRLLTALDQTPAAVGENNDQETVKKTLRGLLKSLALPDMESSPEVSVKVTTTIITHRLEDYENFAALFASEASWAACDERWLDCLEKNQAAFRQHGTLISLSSTLMRKLHSGSSNVNQCRKLMKITADIFSALSLEDKNKMLAAQLGLSSRGFFGSSVPSAVTEGFEQELNMAFNCIIQGGAGASAAALQGNLNTAASLVARVAFQNPEAALRSCCHSAVFNKGVFSLMAKILQQLPGLRGQTGREDEAQKNEEEIQAGEESTAEGRDAVSGSSLLCRCLQDMIRTKSLSANEREQLLKFLGLLMMPVAVGEGEEERQSFLHPQEVVHSFVLPNLSAMGHSSVDAELSLQLLHTALSVDVQGPASSPHWVLNCSPFPLLFILARLHHQTLRCWEQPPEGAVHLFSMDTKDLLVTVLTTLGQVVGAEVAADPSSWSRALFWLYSKMEELDWTVRFYLKPVWGQHFKNEVPSSLLAVCDLPEEEWSGLDLPSYDLGTGLLAWMECCCISDSLQSTMLSRLSLDQHKPDHVNMFSKGLLVALTQTLPWCSVSQWSRLLKSLKELILSSRLHIPFSLEYVDYLPLLDLRRFSYELRLSVLLLRVLQLLCGSSCSDWLSVDGWAHVGRLYTHAVRDLINSVRAKLPLPSSGASTVSASVSPKRPASRGSNPSLTPVKASNMSEDHQTEDSPLISQESHIEKTAPSQEVLFVLSQLFCHVQHVQVMMPGGQCEPLFLSSLEILSHYEAIMAAFPESCSPLESDNIRHFFSTITDNLENQEMKAVLQQKIAQLVSSAA from the exons ATGATGGACAAAG ATTCAGCAGTTCTTCAGGGAGCTTTCCTCCTTTCTGACAAGCTGTGCCTCCCCTCTTCCCTGGTCTCCGTTCAGAAAGATGACTGGAGTCGGGTGGGGCAGCCGATCCTGGAGGCAGTCAGAGAAATCTGTGGACAGGATTTCTCTGGTCGTTCCAACCCAACAGCTGTGAGCTGGAAAAAGCAGATAGTTTGTGTTGTGTGGTTGAAGCTGCTGTgcagagaggcagaggaggatGTTGAGGTGGCGTGGAGGGAGAACCCTTTGTTCTCCTTGCAGAACAGCCTCCCTGAGGTCAACCGTGTCGTCCTGCTGGAACTAGTCAAGTCAGTATCAGCTGCTCATATTTTTGCCAGTTTTCTCCTGAGTCTTCCTCAACCTCAGATGTGCTCAGAGCTGGAAAAGCTGACTGAACATGTGATGAGCAATCCCATGAGGGAAGACGATGTCCAGCTTTTTCTGGAGGTGTGGTGGGAACTGTGGAAAGGCAGAGATGACCAGAAAGCAGGAGGAGAGGACAACATAGAGATGATGTTTGCCAACCAGTGTGCTCGACTATCCTCTAAGGCTGCCAGTTTGTCCCCTCAGGCTGCTAAGAAGTTAAAGCTGGACACACCAGATTTACCAGCATCAAACACTGATGTTGTGCACATTCTGTTTCATGCCCTTAAAGACATGAAAGACCACATATCCTCAGCAGACCTGTGCTTTCAGTCCCTGTCTGTTTCCCTCAGTGCTCTCTACACAGCTTTCTTAATAGACCAAGAAGTTGTAGTTCCAGCCAAAGAAAAGATGCACATCCTGTGTAAAGTCATCAGCACCAGAGAAAGGAACAATCAGGAACTGAACCCTGAACTAATTCGGGAGACTTTGAGAGACTTCCGTGCTTCTCACATGCCATCTCAGTTTCAGCCCAGCAGGATGAAGCTGAGTGAAGCCTTGAAGATTATAGCAGAACTTGCACAGTTTTGGCAAAGCAGGGGGCTTCTGACAGTTCATGACACCTCTAATTCTAATTACACTGCATTCCAACTAGAACAAAGTGTTCAGAGACTCTTGACAGCTCTGGACCAAACACCTGCAGCTGTAGGGGAAAATAATGATCAAGAGACTGTGAAGAAAACACTCAGAGGTTTGCTGAAGTCGCTGGCTCTCCCTGACATGGAGAGCAGCCCTGAAGTGAGCGTGAAagtcaccaccaccatcatcacgcACCGCCTGGAAGACTACGAGAACTTTGCAGCGTTGTTTGCCAGCGAGGCGTCATGGGCGGCTTGTGATGAGCGCTGGCTGGACTGTCTGGAAAAGAACCAAGCGGCCTTCCGGCAGCACGGCACGCTCATCAGCCTCTCCTCCACCCTCATGAGAAAACTCCACAGCGGAAGCTCGAATGTGAACCAGTGCAGGAAGCTGATGAAAATCACTGCGGATATTTTCTCTGCGCTGTCATTAGAAGACAAGAACAAAATGTTGGCTGCCCAGCTGGGGTTATCCAGCAGGGGTTTTTTTGGCTCCTCTGTACCCTCCGCTGTGACTGAAGGGTTCGAACAGGAGCTGAACATGGCCTTCAACTGCATCATCCAAGGAGGGGCTGGAGCCTCAGCAGCGGCGTTGCAGGGCAATCTGAACACAGCCGCCTCTTTAGTAGCCAGAGTGGCTTTTCAAAACCCAGAGGCTGCTTTGAGGTCCTGCTGTCATTCAGCTGTTTTCAATAAAGGAGTGTTCTCTCTGATGGCTAagatcctgcagcagctgcctgGACTGAGAGGTCAGACAGGGAGAGAAGATGAAGCTcaaaagaatgaggaagaaaTACAGGCTGGAGAAGAAAGTACAGCTGAAGGAAGGGATGCTGTGAGTGGTAGCAGTCTACTCTGCAGGTGTTTACAGGACATGATCAGGACCAAATCTCTGTCGGCCAATGAAAGAGAACAGTTGCTCAAGTTTCTGGGTCTGCTGATGATGCCTGTCGCTGTaggtgaaggagaagaagagaggcAAAGCTTCCTGCATCCTCAGGAGGTTGTGCATTCCTTCGTCCTGCCAAACCTCTCTGCTATGG GTCACAGCTCCGTTGATGCAGAGCTGAGTCTGCAGCTTCTCCACACTGCTTTGTCTGTGGATGTCCAGGGACCAGCTTCTTCTCCTCACTGGGTGCTGAACTGCTCTCCCTTCCCCCTCCTCTTCATACTGGCCCGGCTGCATCACCAGACTCTCAG ATGCTGGGAACAGCCACCAGAGGGCGCTGTCCACCTTTTTTCCATGGACACCAAAGACCTGCTGGTGACGGTGCTGACCACACTGGGGCAGGTGGTGGGTGCAGAGGTGGCAGCAGACCCCAGCAGCTGGTCCAGAGCTCTGTTCTGGCTCTACAGCAAGATGGAGGAGCTGGACTGGACCGTTCGGTTCTACCTGAAGCCTGTATGGGGGcaacactttaaaaatgagGTGCCTTCGTCCCTGCTGGCTGTGTGTGATCTGCCTGAAGAG GAGTGGTCAGGTTTGGATCTGCCCTCCTACGACCTGGGAACGGGTCTTCTGGCCTGGATGGAGTGCTGCTGCATATCCGACTCCCTGCAGTCCACCATGCTGTCCCGTCTCTCTCTGGACCAGCACAAGCCCGACCACGTCAACATGTTCAGCAAAGGCCTGCTGGTGGCTCTGACCCAGACTCTGCCCTGGTGCTCTGTTTCCCAGTGGAGCAGACTGCTGAAATCCCTGAAGGAGCTCATCTTGTCCTCTCGCCTCCACATCCCCTTCTCTCTGGAGTACGTGGACTACCTGCCCCTCCTGGACCTGAGGAGGTTTTCATATGAGCTGCgcctgtctgtcctcctgctCCGAGTCCTTCAGCTGCTCTGCGGGTCCAGCTGCTCCGACTGGCTGTCTGTGGACGGCTGGGCCCACGTCGGCAGGTTATACACCCACGCTGTGAGGGACCTGATTAACTCAGTGAGAGCCAAGCTGCCTCTTCCTTCATCTGGTGCCTCAACCGTCTCTGCTTCAGTGTCTCCTAAAAGACCAGCGTCTAGAGGCTCAAATCCCTCTCTCACTCCCGTCAAAGCTTCTAACATGTCTGAAGACCATCAAACAGAAGACTCCCCTCTAATATCACAAGAGTCACACATAGAGAAGACAGCCCCCAGCCAGGAAGTTCTGTTTGTTCTCAGCCAGCTCTTCTGCCACGTTCAGCATGTCCAG GTGATGATGCCTGGAGGCCAGTGTGAGCCTCTTTTCCTGTCCAGTCTGGAGATCCTCAGTCACTACGAGGCCATCATGGCTGCTTTCCCGGAGAGCTGCAGCCCACTGGAGAGTGACAACATCCGCCACTTCTTCTCTACCATCACTGACAACCTGGAGAACCAGGAGATGAAGGCTGTGCTGCAGCAGAAGATCGCTCAGCTCGTGTCATCAGCAGCTTGA
- the LOC111562701 gene encoding tapasin-like, whose translation MALILKIFIYFYLSAGVQGVHQIAGLSCQFIDEHVTVNNESHVETQLIYREAMLQFGQTGDSPVNPRAITFLVTGSKLDLRRYMKRVDAEQVECELRRYSTEGIHVRWPVQGAQGYNRWFRCTLKHIKGLFTVTGFLRHPSDQPAPGEHDYLHWPTIADGETLTITVAMVIKTQSPSVKAGLGSPGKLHCQFAIDHKAPKVTVEWHRLLRGGRIKLFSHNSSSGRTDGIGVRLKDLADGDASYNLHSAEMNSEGRYICSVSVAPLSADLDINLHIEEPPRVSLNVEPTVSLQEGQDKKIICEAKGYYPLDVDIRWYKQKVVMPNQTVNAALPKMLAVFRQNGHKLNKDDTYSVSAFFYLEASLSDSGKEFTCSVSHQSLRDPIKISFILNVEEPVSWLFNLILSLTGITIIAILYTRRYRRSGRRQSAQKKPFGGVSVV comes from the exons ATGGCGTTAATCTTAAAGATATTTATTTACTTCTATCTGTCTGCAG GTGTGCAGGGTGTCCATCAGATAGCAGGACTGTCCTGTCAGTTCATTGATGAACATGTGACTGTGAATAATGAGAGTCATGTTGAGACTCAGCTCATCTACAGAGAGGCCATGCTGCAGTTTGGTCAAACAGGAGACTCTCCTGTTAATCCACGAGCCATCACCTTCCTGGTCACAG GATCCAAACTGGATCTGCGGAGGTACATGAAGAGGGTGGATGCAGAACAGGTGGAGTGTGAGCTGCGTAGGTACAGTACAGAGGGAATCCATGTCCGCTGGCCTGTCCAGGGGGCTCAGGGCTACAACCGCTGGTTCAGATGCACCCTCAAACACATTAAAGGACTTTTCACAGTCACCGGCTTCCTCAGACACCCATCGGACCAACCTGCACCAGGAGAGCATGACTACCTCCACTGGCCGACTATCGCAGATGGAGAGACACTTACTATAACAG TTGCCATGGTCATTAAAACACAATCTCCATCAGTGAAAGCAGGCCTGGGGTCCCCAGGAAAGCTCCACTGCCAGTTTGCCATCGACCACAAAGCACCAAAGGTCACTGTGGAGTGGCATCGGCTGCTTCGTGGAGGGAGGATTAAACTGTTCAGCCATAATAGCAGCTCAGGGCGGACGGATGGGATTGGTGTTAGACTGAAGGATCTGGCAGATGGAGATGCCTCCTACAACCTCCACTCCGCAGAGATGAACAGTGAAGGCAGATACATTTGTTCGGTGTCAGTGGCTCCACTTTCGGCAGATCTAGATATAAATCTGCACATTGAAG agcCTCCCAGAGTCTCCCTCAACGTTGAACCCACTGTGTCCCTTCAGGAGGGGCAAGACAAGAAGATAATTTGTGAGGCAAAGGGCTACTACCCTCTGGATGTGGATATACGTTGGTACAAGCAGAAAGTAGTGATGCCGAATCAGACGGTCAATGCTGCTCTGCCCAAAATGCTGGCAGTCTTCCGGCAGAACGGCCACAAACTCAACAAGGACGACACCTACTCAGTCTCAGCTTTCTTCTACCTTGAGGCTTCGCTCAGTGACTCAGGGAAGGAGTTTACATGCAGCGTCTCCCATCAGTCTCTGAGAGATCCCATCAAAATTAGCTTCATCCTGAATGTTGAAG AGCCAGTCAGCTGGTTGTTTAACCTCATTCTCAGCCTCACTGGGATCACAATCATTGCTATTCTGTATACGAGGCGCTACCGTCGCTCAG GAAGAAGACAGTCAGCACAG AAGAAACCATTTGGAGGAGTCTCTGTGGTCTGA